The stretch of DNA GAGTTCCAGGTACGTATCTGTTGTGATCTGTATTACAAAAGCCAGAGAGGGTAAACTCCAACCTCAGGAGTTCCAGGTACATATCTGTTGTGATCTGTATTACAAAAGCCAGAGAGGGTAAACTCCAACCTCAGGAGTTCCAGGTATGTATCTGTTGTGATCTGTATTACAAAAGCCAGAGAGGGTAAACTCCAACCTCAGGAGTTCCAGGTACATATCTGTTGTGATCTGTATTACAAAAGCCAGAGAGGGTAAACTCCAACCTCAGGAGTTCCAGGTACATATCTGTTGTGATCTGTATTACAAAAGCCAGAGAGGGTAAACTCCAACCTCAGGAGTTCCAGGTACGTATCTGTTGTGATCTGTATTACAAAAGCCAGAGAGGGTAAACTCCAACCTCAGGAGTTCCAGGTATGTATCTGTTGTGATCTGTATTACAAAAGCCAGAGAGGGTAAACTCCAACCTCAGGAGTTCCAGGTACATATCTGTTGTGATCTGTATTACAAAAGCCAGAGAGGGTAAACTCCAACCTTAGGAGTTTCAGGTACGTATCTGTTGTGATCTGTATTACAAAAGCCAGAGAGGGTAAACTCCAACCTCAGGAGTTTCAGGTACGTATCTGTTGTGATCTGTATTCTTGACATCCTCGATATaatccaggggttctgatcacttacgatctctatacccctggactatctaatagtaaaactggaggcaacagaacagataATTTTGTCacttgatgtacatcaaaagagccgtataacggtacactgtggttgactgtgtggctttgatgttaggcgtcgctctctctgtagtcttcaaaggaaatctttgctggcctgtgattggtcaaatgttttccgctgagctgcctttaATTtcgctatgagatagtccaggggtgtagagatcgtaacagatcggaacccctggagtatcgagaatgtaTTCTTGATAGATACATGTGTTCACAGGAAAAAGGATACAGAGTAATTTGTGTGGGTACAAATTTTCGCAGTTGcagcaaaaaaacaaaaacaaacaagaaaatgAAGTTTGAGTGGCATATGAATTTGTTCCTAATGTTTCATGTATAtgaatagaaaattgaaaatatttgaattgaaatataaatgcaAGTTCTTATAGATTTAGTAAAAAGTCTTGATTATGAAATACAGCATATGAATTTATAAGTGATGTTAAATTAGTAATTGAAATTCTTACTGaattaattttttcaaatgatttaGTCATAAATTAAAAGATTGTTGGAAAAGGGTAATATTCAAATAATGTATTagaaaatacatattgtaatcgGGTACAAGATTATACAATATGTGAAGTTATATGCCTCACTAAAGATTTGTGTTGTGATTGTGTGATTtccttattttgtgttttagggAGGAACCTTCACCATCTCCAACCTTGGCATGTATGGAATCAAATCCTTCTCAGCCGTCATCAACCCTCCACAGGTAGGTAGTAATTAAAATACCAGGTACctaatcattgaaatattttactatAGGCTACCATATAAACATTCAAAGATCTTCAGCCTGTAAGAATGGACTTTTTTCCCTGTATAATTTTCAAACCTTCTCTATCAATGTGATTTGTGCACCCCctacttcaaattttattttagcacAGAAAAAAGTGTGCAAATTACACAAGTACAACTGATTTAAAGAAAGCAGAATTCAGGGGAACAAATTACCTGTAAAACTAAAAGCTAAAATCTGATTAGCTTTTGAACAGCGAAAAATTCTTGAAAGATACATATATAGCATGTTTTTGGTTAAATTTTTTCCTCTATTCCTTGTCTTGCAAATGGGTCAAGTTTTAAATGTACATCATGTTTTAAAGTTAAATCAAGTATTTTAAGATTTAATGTGACAATTATCTTTTCCTCTACAGGCCTGTATCCTGGCTGTAGGTGGGGCAGAAAAACGATTAGTCGTGGACGAGGACAGCAATCAAGGGTAAGTAAAATAGAATCATGAATAGGTCATAAGGGTCATAAGGGTCAATAAAAGGTCAATTAAGGTAGTGGTTGATTAAGGTCAATAAGTCATCAGTCAGTAAAAGTTCAATAAAGGTACTGGTTAATATAGGTCTTAAGGGTCAATAAAAGGTCAATCAAGGTACTGATTATAGATGTATATAGGTCAATAGGTCATCAGGGTCAGTAAAAGTTCAATAAAGGTACTGGTTGATATAGGTCTTAAGGGTCAATAAAAGGTCAATCAAGGTACTGGTTATAGATGTATATAGGTCAATAGGTCATCAGGgtcaatatattgttttatagaaGATATTCAGTCTGAATCAGAAGAGAAGTCTACCTCGAATAACCTGAATAAAAAAACTACTGTCCATATGTGGAGAAGATATTTCACTGGGAAATGTTTAAAGTTACGTGCTGGATCTGTAAAGACATCTATGTTTATATCAATTGACTTGTGTTTCCAGGTATGGACAGGCTAACATGATGTCGGTGACACTGAGCTGTGACCACAGAGTCGTAGATGGTGCTGTCGGGGCCCAGTGGCTTGCGGAATTCAGAAAATTCATGGAACGACCCGAGACCATGcttctataaatagtaacatagGTCTATATAAACAGGAATAAGTGCTAGAGAAAGGAAGTGCAATGATATAGCGTTTATCAGAGTAGAAACATGAACAAGGTGTTTCTGTTGCTTTACTCTGACTATAAGGAAGTGAGTGAACAATAGGTTCATAGGAAGTGTGCTGTGAGGTATTAAGGACATCAACAGGACCGATGGCGATATTCTGTCAGATCAAGGGATGTCAAGATAACTTAGGTCCCTTTGGGAATATTACTTTTTCAGCATTGGACAATGTTGGGCTTTATTTCTGAAGTACAACATTATGAGCTTCCTTATTAAAACACAAGTTTTCAGACAAAGGACAATACTCAATTTGATACGATGAGGGAGAACTTGATTAAGTAGCACATCAGAAAATAAGGTTTAATACATGGTACTTTGGATGGGACAACTTAATgttgtattattatattttaatagcTAAATCTGTTTTTGACAACATAAAATTTTAGGATCAGTTCTATCCAAGAGtattgtataacatatataaaagtAGCCTCCATGTTGTACATTCTTCTAATGTGCTTATAAAGGGAAATGTCAGTTACCagcaaacctgtctatagaggcagaaaacattcattattattaaaaaCAGGTTATCTTAAGTATTTAAAAGATACTGATGCAAATCTTTAATGCTGATTTTAGGCAGCACAGTACATATTCATAAAAGTTACAGTGTAGTGTTAAGTATGGTAATTACGAGGAGGTAAGGATCtgttgttatttatagactctAGACGTCACAGGTAGTACCGTTATGGTAGAGATGTAAGCATTGCTAAGTGACATTGTTAAGATGTGTTTTACCCATTCATGTATGTTTGTAAATAActtattcaaattaaatgttgtaaaccTCAGCCAACTGATTTCTTTGTTAACTTTTATACCTCGATCCACCATGATATAAGGGTGTGTAACACTGTATtatgtctttgtatattacagttacctcccttgtgggtaggaatccattttgatgtcattattttgtgaacgaaATTCATGTTTCCACTTTTCACTGAAACTTATGAAGTTGtatacgctcacaaacacatgatatCAATATCGACAAAGacatataactctgtaatatgcaaataatacAATCAACAGATCTAGAGCCCTTCTCATTTATCTCAACAGTTTGTATGTGACTAATGGGGATGAGTTGTTGACCAATGGGGATGTGTTGTTGAGTGTCTTAGATAGTATTCTATAGTGATATAGAAGTAAAGTGTACATAAGtagcaagagttccactatccCAAGGAGACACAATACTGCAGCCTCCTAAAATTCCATTTGCACTCTTCtaaatataacaatacaatttATATAGGGCAGGCTGTCCTTACCTGCACTCAATAATGAAATGTATAGCTGTTAATAAATTAAGCAATACATTTGTTTTAAGCAAGACATTAATATAAGCTTTTAATTGTTTTACCAGTTTCCAAGAATCAATTCTGACCATTATGGTACGTGTTGTTACTACTAACAATACAGTCATGTAATAGGTCATTTCCTAAATCCTACTTTCGCAAAAGTCAACACTAATTTTTGGGGGAATCATATAACAGCTGTATGCGATCTAGTTGCAACATGCATGTGATCCATGTTTTGGAATACATTTACCATACTCTTTATCATTGAAGAAGCCTCCATCCATGATGAGCAATCCTTACCCACACAAacaaatcaagtaaaataaatctgtaaatatttaatgacatttatttcataGTACGAGAACAAACTacttaaatatgttttcaatgtTCTTTCTTGGCTATCTTGTAACATCATTATACAAAATTTCTCCTGTATGTGGAATTATTGGTGAGCTTCATTTGATGTCCAGAGGATAAAAAAACTGAATATAATGTTTCAACACTTACAAAGCAGAGCTTCACTGTGTATACACTAACTATTGAGAAAAAAACACTGATTCATACATTGTGTTTGATTCTTTGTTTGTTCCTGGGTTGAActtcaatacaaatgtatagaaatttgaatatgtatCACGGTAGTGCTTTAAGTTCAGTCTTTGTGACCACATTTGTCCTGATGGTAAAAATATGAACCAGGGCTTGATGTCCAGTCCTACACATGAAACAATATCTACCAACAGCTCCAGGCTTAGTGGGTTCTGATGTTCAAGTAACTGTCCTGAAGGTGACCTATACATGTTTTGCAGCgtttaattactataaaaaCATGTGTAATTTGTGCAAATACTTTTTGGAGCTGAAAAATGTCTACTACAATGACAACAGAAAAATGTCTACTACAATGACTACAGAAGACATTTGATGTTGCCAACCAGTGTCTTTTGAATCCAGTCGCTGTTGGCATCCATACGAAGCCTTCCAAGGTAGATAACTCATCACTATAAGGTAGATAACTCATCACTACAAAGTAGATAACTCATCACTACAAGGTAGATAACTCATCACTACAAGGTAGATAACTCATCACTACAAGGTAGATAACTCATCACTACAAGGTAGATAACTCATCACTATATTAAAGGTAGACAACTTTGCCATATATTGTAACCTGCGATCCTTTAGCCTCTTTATCCATATGTAATCACCTGTGGTCGTTCAGCCTCATGATCTTTGGCCCTTCATCAtctttatcaaatacatgtagtctGATTTCATCTGCAGTCCTTCAGCGTCGTGACCATTCTGCAGATATCTTTGGGTCTTCGTCATTTTTCTTGAGTCTATTTTCATCCTCGGTCCTTCAACCTCTTTATGAATGTAACTTCATCTTTGTTTCTAATATCATACCTGTCAAACAGATACAAAATCCAACGATTTTGAAGAATGGGTACTCAGTACTGTCAAAAATGTCTAGAAATTTTTATCAACGTATTGTGTCAATTTTGTAAACTAATAATTTATCTGACCATCCACACATTAACATAAACTGTGTCAAATTACATGTTTGACATTGTCTAACATTGGATACCAATAACTTACTGTTTCAGAGTTTTCCTGTCATCTGAGAGTTTCTGGGAGTTAAAATATAACCAGTACCGCTTCCAGATATATTTCctatcaaaagaaaataacagACTCATAAATACATAGATCTGAACATGATGTGTACATTTACCTGAATTTATATATCATTGAGTTTAATTGATATTTGTGAGATGtactttaaacattatattttttcattgatCAGATTAGAAATATGTTCAGCTCAGAAAAGCAATCCCAGTTTGACATTAAGTAATAAAGACACTGTTTGTGATTGATTTTATCTGCCATTTCAATAGATGAACACTGATGACACTTCTTCCAATGGTTTTATTTTGGTGATGTCCATTTTACAGCCAGTGCCAAGTCGAAACACACCAGCGTAAGAAACTCAATGACCATTgattacatatacaatgtacatatttggATTTAGCTTTCACACATGTGCCAAACGTGTGTCAAAAACACTTCgttatatatatagggattggatttcgtttttatgttaaccatgcttgtatggagcaattcctctaagaatatattctatggggcgcgttagcgccctatattgaatatattcttaaaggaattgctccatacaagcatggttaacataaaaacgaaatccaatccctatatttacactgacactactttttatttatattttatgcaataaaatcgtcatttgaaagtgacgtaattattcaataaaagtcggtcaaaagtgggaggagcttactcaattgaacagcgaatgatgacgcttcacgtaaggtagaattattcatccgcgacgacaaaaaagttcaatattttagtgtaaaataaacatgacaaacaaagtaaatatcatagataattttatttaatcagatcagaactttaaatatatattcaattttgctaaaagttaatatatagcgtaataacataaagaatttgtacacggccacatgtgtgaactcggtgaccgttattgtgcagcgaggcgaagctgacgcacgcttacacactggagtttgccgaagttgtcggacaccgattttcaagtaactcaatgtgtttgaattgtcgtctgacttgacggttttacatccttgggagccatgtgattatataatctacgcttagatccatatcgccatcgatagatgaaacaaattcacttgtgttcgatggatacaatgtatttgtggtgatgCGGAATTGTCAACAcatggattattagcggtgcatgttttataatacacatgattaaatactcaaagaacaaagacaagaggatatgtttataactgacctctatcagagggtctcacacccgtctaccccaaagactcgatcgtaggacgaacataggcacagaggtaatgtttacatttgacatccatcatttttaacaaaaatgaaagcacgtcgccccggtcgggatatttttccgtttctttatacaattgttaatttaaaaattgtttgaatcatatataaatataaaacatgtatatattgtttacatttttccaaaattctatgaaaaacaacaatatatacgtaatgttgcgtcaaaatgtaaacaaagccatgtgtttcttttttaaaaaagtagtccttttacgttgcacagaacatttccttacgcaagttcaaagttcaatgttaccatgcagttatggtaaacaaaatcggctagtacatgtattagcgtatagtgaccaagcctagcaagtgtaaatatatatatataaaatacttctTTAACTTTGTACCATATATAGTGATTATGGCATCCTATATTTTTTAAACCACCTTTTACTCATTCAAGTTCTTccaaaacaatacatgtatttgaatgtTGTCATagtaattaaatatttgaagtttgaatagagggagataactccattactgttagaattacttggatatatatatatatagtacatccATGTTCCCATATGAATGAGTGAGAGTGTATAGAGTAATTGTAAAATTTACCAGCTAATATGTTGCTTCCCTCCATTTCGTGTCTGCCTCAAAGTAATGTAACGCTTTATTGCATGCTTCAAATCCAAGAGAGTAGCATTCTGGGTCACAACTACCGCTGTAAAGAAAGAAGAGAAAGGAGAAATGAATGACTCAGTTGTTAAAAATTGTGTACCTGGATTATACAGTGGAACCTATTGAGTTatcatgaaattgaaaaaaatatcagtttATCAAGATTTTTATGTAACTAATAATAGAAAACAAGAAAATAGATtaatgtggattttgaatcatttttaaataagcagtacatttgtatttcaatgtaTGCATCTGATTCTATTGTACAGAATGTGCATGAACTTGTTCCTATTGGAATAAGTATATGTTTATTCAATACTGGTATTTTTCTCTTAAcatgaaaatttaaatttgaaaaacaatacaaatggGTTTGTAGGTAACCATTATCACACTTACCCATAACCTCATCATCAGCTCTTCTCACATTCACCACCATAGCCTGTCCATATTCCAGGG from Argopecten irradians isolate NY chromosome 15, Ai_NY, whole genome shotgun sequence encodes:
- the LOC138309332 gene encoding U11/U12 small nuclear ribonucleoprotein 25 kDa protein-like is translated as MDPTAVEGKNDKQQGEITHEEGSSVVTEVVPPSTDQTLSHVEAMSQVQSVMANLITEDPLLSDLPTQVTLEEVNSCIALEYGQAMVVNVRRADDEVMAVVVTQNATLLDLKHAIKRYITLRQTRNGGKQHISWKYIWKRYWLYFNSQKLSDDRKTLKQYDIRNKDEVTFIKRLKDRG